A section of the Telopea speciosissima isolate NSW1024214 ecotype Mountain lineage chromosome 3, Tspe_v1, whole genome shotgun sequence genome encodes:
- the LOC122654757 gene encoding uncharacterized protein LOC122654757, with the protein MKLKMFSWFLFFFLFLQIVSRSASDTTFTLAHAAGSDLSENIGGTESEGSNAMIEMDKEIRERKIKEVKMVDTNVRKGSRGSFNKFHRPRHSGATTFPARPSLVIGVALQVSIGFLQVIFNFLF; encoded by the exons ATGAAGCTCAAAATGTTTTCatggttcctcttcttcttcctattcttacAAATAGTTTCGAGATCGGCCTCTGACACTACCTTCACCCTTGCACATGCTGCAGGTTCTGATCTTTCAGAAAATATTGGAGGAACAGAGTCCGAGG GTTCAAATGCAATGATAGAGATGGataaagaaataagggaaagaAAGATAAAGGAAGTGAAAATGGTGGATACAAATGTCCGGAAGGGGAGTAGAGGTAGCTTTAACAAATTCCATCGGCCTCGTCATAGTGGTGCAACCACCTTCCCTGCAAGACCTTCTTTGGTAATTGGTGTGGCTCTGCAAGTCAGCATTGGATTCCTACAAGTCATCTTCAATTTCTTATTCTGA